One Chloroflexota bacterium genomic window, TCAGGGCAAGCATGGTCACCAGCAGTAACACAAAGGTCAATCGTTTCATGCGATAGGTTCTCCTCCTAAGAGAATAAGCAGATAGTTGGGTAGCATGGGCGCAACAGTTCGCGTGCGGGCGCACCACCTCCTTTCAAAATCGTCCGAAGCGCGGCAGCTAGCCTTTGACAGCGCCAGCCGTCAGGCCGCGTATCAATTGCCGGTTTCCAATAATGAACAGGGCAAAGGTCGGCACCAGGATCATGACTACGCCGGCCATCACCACGTTCCAGAGGAAGCGCTCCTGGTCCTGCAGGAGCGCCAGGCCGATCTGCACGGTGCGCATCTCCGCCTTGTTCGTGACGAGCAGGGGCCATAGATACTGGTTGTACGTCTGCAGGAACGAGTACACCGCCAGCGTGCCGAGTGCCGGGCGGGCGAGCGGCACCGCAATCGTCATCAGGAAGCGCAGTTGGCCGCAGCCGTCGATGACCGCCGCATCGAACAGGTCGCGCGGAATCGCCATGAAGAACTGGCGCACCATGAATGTGCCGAATGCCGTCGCCAGGTACGGCAGCGCCAACCCAAGATAGGTGTCCTTGAAGCTGTACGAGCAGTCGTTGACGTTGAAATTGACCAGACTCAGGTCCTTGAAGAACTGCATACCCGCGCGCAGCACGTCGCTGGACGGGCAGTCCGGCGGGAAGGTCTTGGTCGTGATGAACTGGTAGTTCGGGATGATCGTCGCTTCCCACGGGATCATCATCGTGGACAGGAACAGCAGGAAGAACGCCGGTTTGAAGGGGAATTCGATGAACGCGAATGCATAGGCAGCCAGGCTCGCCAGCACCAGGTGCGAGAGCATGACCAGCGACGATTGGATGATGCTG contains:
- a CDS encoding carbohydrate ABC transporter permease, with amino-acid sequence MKTEATQKILQYMLLTGMAIIVLFPLYQAVVTSLATEADVSNYPPQLFPVHWNFENFTQALSMAPIPRYLLNSIIQSSLVMLSHLVLASLAAYAFAFIEFPFKPAFFLLFLSTMMIPWEATIIPNYQFITTKTFPPDCPSSDVLRAGMQFFKDLSLVNFNVNDCSYSFKDTYLGLALPYLATAFGTFMVRQFFMAIPRDLFDAAVIDGCGQLRFLMTIAVPLARPALGTLAVYSFLQTYNQYLWPLLVTNKAEMRTVQIGLALLQDQERFLWNVVMAGVVMILVPTFALFIIGNRQLIRGLTAGAVKG